One Nostoc punctiforme PCC 73102 DNA window includes the following coding sequences:
- a CDS encoding cytochrome b/b6 domain-containing protein — MTLTPSQTRKRPTQAIAAKIFHWCNIISLFIMLTSGLQIYNANPVFGGRAGLHIPPIFTLGGWLAGGRHWHFAAMWLFSLNLLWYGIYILITRRWRHRFVGANDFKALQKSHNSKRLIYAWHRIAYTAIIPILLLALFTGIGMYKPAQFPWIVDLFGNWQALRIVHFASVPMVILFAAIHYQLGQKAGGTELTESMF; from the coding sequence ATGACTTTGACCCCCTCTCAAACTCGAAAGCGACCGACTCAAGCGATCGCAGCCAAAATTTTCCACTGGTGTAACATCATTAGCCTGTTTATCATGCTCACCAGTGGACTACAAATTTACAACGCCAACCCTGTTTTTGGTGGACGTGCAGGTTTGCACATTCCTCCGATATTTACATTAGGAGGTTGGCTGGCAGGAGGTAGACACTGGCATTTTGCTGCAATGTGGCTATTTTCGCTAAATCTCTTGTGGTATGGAATTTACATTTTAATTACCCGACGCTGGCGACATCGGTTTGTCGGTGCAAATGACTTCAAAGCATTACAAAAAAGTCACAATTCTAAACGCCTAATTTATGCTTGGCATCGGATTGCGTATACAGCAATTATTCCGATCTTGCTGCTGGCGTTATTTACAGGAATAGGAATGTATAAACCTGCTCAATTTCCCTGGATTGTGGATTTGTTTGGCAATTGGCAAGCATTGCGAATTGTTCACTTTGCCTCAGTGCCGATGGTTATCTTATTTGCAGCGATTCACTATCAATTAGGGCAAAAAGCTGGTGGTACTGAATTAACAGAATCAATGTTTTAG
- a CDS encoding helix-turn-helix transcriptional regulator: MKETWISERRMIQLPGLTIDRHISAPNELEFPGCKYHLLCILLSDHNQQKMTRIGEQESQKSQAKGDFWICPAKMSGIWSWNSTDESLTFVIDPLFLSRMAEEVGELNESKVELLSTVNAHDPQIEAIARLFQAEFDTGGLGGHLYAESLIQVLIVHLLRQYCAFSPKIKPDVGSMPNNRLQPVFDYIHSYLDRPLLLAELAEISGISQYYFCRLFKQSMGVAPYQYVLQQRMEKAKELLHQRKYAIAEIALLVGCADQSRFTRHFKKYVGVTPRMFLSKK; encoded by the coding sequence ATGAAGGAAACATGGATTTCTGAGCGCCGGATGATTCAATTGCCTGGATTAACTATCGATCGTCATATCTCAGCACCGAACGAGCTTGAATTCCCTGGATGCAAGTATCATCTGCTTTGTATCTTGTTAAGCGACCATAATCAACAAAAAATGACTCGCATCGGCGAACAAGAATCACAAAAATCTCAAGCCAAAGGAGACTTTTGGATTTGTCCTGCGAAGATGTCGGGGATTTGGTCATGGAATAGCACCGATGAATCGTTAACGTTTGTAATTGATCCACTGTTTTTGTCTCGAATGGCAGAAGAAGTTGGGGAACTAAATGAAAGCAAAGTTGAATTACTAAGTACGGTAAATGCCCACGATCCACAAATTGAAGCGATCGCTCGTTTGTTTCAAGCAGAATTTGACACGGGTGGACTCGGTGGCCATCTTTATGCCGAATCGTTGATCCAGGTGTTGATTGTTCACTTGCTGCGACAATACTGTGCGTTTTCACCAAAAATAAAGCCCGATGTGGGAAGTATGCCTAACAATCGGCTTCAGCCAGTCTTTGACTACATTCACAGCTATTTAGATCGGCCCCTACTTCTCGCTGAACTAGCAGAAATTTCAGGTATAAGTCAATATTATTTTTGCCGATTATTTAAGCAGTCAATGGGTGTAGCACCCTATCAATATGTACTTCAGCAACGTATGGAAAAAGCTAAAGAACTATTGCACCAAAGAAAATATGCGATCGCAGAAATTGCTCTGCTGGTTGGTTGTGCAGACCAAAGCCGCTTTACAAGGCATTTTAAAAAATATGTCGGAGTCACACCCAGGATGTTTTTAAGCAAAAAGTAG
- a CDS encoding DUF6640 family protein, which translates to MLSIVLVSTAVVSVAVDWNATHLFNSEWHPHAKFHDAVMLWLLSGIAPKHHHHTHNDHHHSANSQVTLQSLLTLGIAGGLVPCPSALVLLLSAIALHQTVYGLLLVCAFSVGLAVVLITIGLVIIYAHQWLKGFSWVQPLQQYTPIISAMPTAGYAYVVIIVGSVLMACAVI; encoded by the coding sequence TTGCTTTCTATTGTTCTCGTCAGCACTGCTGTAGTTTCGGTAGCGGTAGATTGGAACGCGACTCACCTCTTTAACTCCGAATGGCATCCCCATGCTAAATTTCATGATGCAGTGATGCTGTGGTTATTGAGTGGCATTGCACCAAAACATCATCACCACACTCACAACGATCACCATCATTCTGCCAATTCTCAAGTTACGTTACAGTCTCTTCTAACTCTAGGGATCGCTGGTGGTCTAGTTCCCTGCCCATCAGCGCTAGTATTATTGTTGAGTGCGATCGCACTTCACCAAACTGTATATGGTTTGCTCTTAGTTTGTGCCTTCAGTGTGGGATTAGCAGTCGTACTAATAACCATTGGTTTAGTTATTATTTATGCTCACCAATGGCTGAAGGGTTTTTCATGGGTGCAACCATTACAGCAGTATACGCCGATAATTAGTGCGATGCCTACGGCGGGCTACGCCTACGTGGTGATTATTGTAGGAAGTGTACTGATGGCTTGTGCTGTCATTTAA
- a CDS encoding PAS domain-containing sensor histidine kinase, whose amino-acid sequence MHIEEPATHKPEAPLSVPDSQSFPESKDLSPENLDPCQCSQAALQMALIASGLGLWDWNLITNKTYYDPQWKGILGYGLDEIAHEHKSFERLVHPQDLPRIRQVLHDYLQGYTPVFEVELQMLTKSGEWKWILACGKVFQWDESGKPVRMAGTHKDISQDKAIATQQYQLLEQLQREIAQHQSTEDQVREKSQQLETTHEELKYTQRQLLQNQKMANLGQLVADMANEINNPVSFIYGNLHPASQYAEDLIRIIELYQHYYPKPTPVIALHLQCLDLSFVKTDFLKLLWSMRAGSERVKEIVFALRNFSTSDEGQMKKVDLHEGLDSVLRILQHRLKEKPDRAGIEVIKDFGELPLIECYSGDLNQVFMNILTNAIDALEERMKYDYSFTPKIFIHTEIVRSHLSLVNSNDIWPNNKQIGKKHKVIIRISDNGQGILPHIQRQMFEPFFTTKAVGKGKGLGLSISREIIVEKHQGKIKCNSKLGQGTELVIEMNTTAKHYAAIRKHASF is encoded by the coding sequence ATGCATATCGAAGAACCCGCTACCCATAAACCGGAAGCTCCACTTTCAGTACCAGATTCGCAGAGTTTCCCAGAATCAAAAGACTTATCTCCAGAAAATTTAGATCCTTGTCAATGCTCACAAGCAGCCTTACAGATGGCATTAATCGCCAGTGGCTTGGGGTTGTGGGATTGGAATCTCATAACCAATAAAACCTATTACGATCCCCAGTGGAAGGGCATTTTGGGGTATGGATTAGACGAAATCGCTCATGAGCATAAATCCTTTGAGCGACTTGTACATCCACAAGATTTACCAAGAATTCGCCAGGTGTTGCACGATTATCTCCAAGGATACACGCCTGTGTTTGAAGTTGAATTGCAAATGTTAACTAAATCCGGCGAATGGAAATGGATTTTGGCTTGTGGCAAAGTATTTCAGTGGGATGAATCCGGCAAACCAGTGCGAATGGCAGGGACACACAAGGATATTAGCCAGGATAAGGCGATCGCTACTCAACAATACCAACTACTTGAACAACTCCAAAGAGAAATTGCCCAACACCAGTCTACTGAAGACCAAGTTAGAGAAAAATCACAGCAGCTAGAAACTACCCACGAAGAACTCAAATATACCCAAAGGCAGTTATTGCAGAACCAGAAAATGGCTAACCTCGGTCAACTGGTGGCGGATATGGCTAACGAAATTAACAACCCTGTTAGCTTCATCTACGGCAATCTCCATCCTGCGAGTCAATACGCTGAAGATTTAATCAGAATCATTGAACTTTACCAACATTACTATCCCAAACCTACCCCAGTCATAGCCTTACATCTGCAATGCCTCGACCTTAGTTTCGTGAAGACGGACTTTTTAAAATTACTGTGGTCAATGCGAGCCGGCTCGGAACGCGTTAAAGAAATTGTTTTCGCCTTGCGGAATTTCTCAACCTCTGACGAAGGCCAAATGAAAAAGGTTGACCTGCACGAAGGACTTGATAGTGTTCTGAGAATTTTACAGCATCGGCTGAAAGAAAAGCCTGATAGAGCCGGGATTGAAGTAATTAAAGACTTTGGTGAATTACCCTTAATCGAGTGTTACTCAGGTGATCTAAACCAGGTATTCATGAACATCTTAACTAATGCCATTGATGCCTTAGAAGAAAGGATGAAATATGATTATTCATTTACTCCCAAAATTTTTATTCATACAGAAATTGTTAGAAGTCATTTGTCATTAGTCAATAGTAATGATATTTGGCCAAATAACAAACAAATAGGAAAAAAACACAAAGTTATAATTCGTATTTCTGACAATGGTCAAGGCATACTTCCTCATATCCAAAGACAGATGTTTGAACCATTTTTTACCACCAAAGCAGTAGGTAAAGGTAAGGGGCTGGGACTATCAATTAGTCGAGAAATTATCGTTGAAAAACATCAAGGTAAAATTAAGTGTAATTCTAAATTAGGTCAAGGTACAGAGTTGGTAATTGAAATGAATACAACAGCAAAACACTATGCTGCTATTAGAAAACATGCCAGCTTTTAA
- a CDS encoding AAA-like domain-containing protein, which yields MTIDEVVLLLKASQATGLTTLQEIILRSSWEGKTYTNIACEAHYGEERVRKIAAHLWQVMSDFCKEPINKSNFRQTVENHRLSKAHQQLIKEFNKVATAISLEFPSGPVSLNSRFYIPRPPIEEIAYAEIAKPGCLICIQAPKKMGKSSLILQLLARANNQGFRTVTLDFQQADKVIFTSLDKFLRWFCANVSRELQLEPKLNDYWDEDMGSKVSCSIYFQHYLLSALETPLVLVLNEVDWVFEYQEIAGELLPLVRSWYERAKGLEIWQKLRLILVYSTEILVPIKLTQSPFNIGLPIKLPPFTKEQVQDLALRHGLDWTNGKIESLMAMVGGYPYLARLAFYHLVGKGGLERDLEKLLQEAPTEAGIYHEYLKQYVLALRDESALQDAFHEVINATNYVKLEPVLAYKLQSMGLINLEGDRSTPACELYRLYFRQYLKTSEHFNNGCFNCEFRHG from the coding sequence ATGACTATAGATGAAGTAGTATTGCTACTAAAAGCCAGTCAAGCAACAGGTTTAACAACGCTCCAAGAGATTATATTGCGTTCTTCATGGGAAGGAAAAACTTACACGAATATTGCCTGTGAAGCTCACTACGGCGAGGAACGTGTCAGAAAAATTGCTGCTCATTTATGGCAAGTAATGAGTGATTTTTGTAAAGAACCGATAAATAAATCTAACTTCCGCCAGACTGTAGAAAATCACCGTCTTAGCAAAGCACATCAGCAATTAATTAAGGAATTCAACAAAGTAGCTACGGCTATATCTTTAGAATTTCCTAGTGGCCCAGTATCCCTTAATTCCAGATTCTACATCCCTCGCCCGCCAATTGAGGAAATTGCCTACGCAGAAATAGCTAAACCTGGCTGTCTCATCTGCATCCAAGCGCCCAAGAAGATGGGGAAAAGCTCTCTGATTTTACAGTTGCTTGCACGCGCTAACAATCAAGGCTTTCGCACCGTGACGTTAGATTTTCAGCAAGCAGATAAAGTAATATTTACTAGTTTGGATAAATTTTTGCGCTGGTTCTGTGCTAATGTCAGCCGAGAGTTACAGTTAGAACCAAAACTCAATGATTATTGGGATGAAGATATGGGTAGCAAAGTAAGTTGCTCTATCTATTTTCAACATTATTTACTATCTGCGCTGGAAACTCCCCTTGTGCTGGTATTGAATGAGGTGGATTGGGTATTTGAATATCAGGAAATTGCTGGAGAATTGTTACCGTTAGTGCGATCGTGGTATGAACGAGCCAAAGGGTTAGAAATTTGGCAAAAACTTCGCCTGATTCTGGTTTATTCAACGGAAATTCTTGTTCCTATAAAACTAACTCAATCACCATTTAATATTGGTTTGCCGATTAAGTTACCTCCCTTTACAAAAGAGCAGGTACAGGATTTAGCACTACGTCACGGCTTGGATTGGACAAATGGTAAAATCGAGAGTTTGATGGCAATGGTAGGAGGATATCCTTATTTGGCGCGATTAGCTTTTTATCACCTGGTGGGTAAAGGGGGACTAGAACGAGATTTAGAAAAGCTATTGCAAGAAGCACCCACAGAAGCAGGAATTTATCACGAGTATTTAAAGCAATATGTGTTAGCACTACGAGATGAATCAGCATTGCAAGATGCTTTTCATGAAGTAATTAACGCTACAAATTATGTGAAATTAGAGCCAGTATTGGCATATAAATTACAAAGTATGGGGCTAATTAATTTAGAAGGCGATCGCAGTACTCCTGCCTGTGAATTATATCGTTTATATTTCCGACAATATTTGAAGACAAGCGAGCATTTCAATAACGGCTGTTTTAACTGTGAGTTTAGGCATGGCTAG
- the dnaG gene encoding DNA primase, producing MQIPRLHPDTIEEVKLRADIVDVVSEYVVLRKRGKDFVGLCPFHDEKSPSFTVSQTKQMYYCFGCQAGGNAIKFVMELGKRSFADVVLDLARRYQVPVQTLEPEQRQELQRQLSLREQLYEVLATSAQFYQHALRQSQGQKALQYLQSNRQLKEETIQQFGLGYAPAGWETLYRYLVEDKHYPAQILEKAGLIKPRKEGGGYYDVFRDRLMIPIRDVQGRVIAFGGRTLTDEQPKYLNSPETELFSKGKTLFALDQAKGGISQLDQAVVVEGYFDAIALHAAGINNAVASLGTALSLEQVRLVLRYTESKQLVLNFDADKAGTNATERAIGEIAELAYKGEVQLKILNLPNGKDADEFLNTHNPEEYQALAAPIKRLSTLEKFRFRIDELSPSERKELLETAPLWLDWQIKQIIQDRDLKQATDFQQVTQQLVKLLKKIANSDTRNYYVSYCAEILSLGDTRLIPLRVENLLTQIAPAAAAYTKPVSAKQAWGSSKVSQSPLPTERSLLEHAEALLLRIYLHCPEQRQAIIAELEERDLQFSLSHHRFLWQQILEISSSDGETRNWASPRFANASQPDLISRLQDHFLEFSSEMGLISHLFHVNEKNQKEILRTPQVVQAAIACMDLVMLEKRYRHFLELWQQTDPEAEPERYQSYYQAFYAEKIKLQKIDRQRLFSITELL from the coding sequence ATGCAAATCCCCCGCTTGCACCCAGATACAATTGAGGAAGTTAAACTACGGGCCGATATTGTAGATGTCGTTTCGGAATACGTAGTTTTACGCAAACGTGGAAAGGATTTTGTCGGTTTGTGCCCCTTCCATGACGAGAAATCTCCTAGTTTCACCGTCAGCCAGACTAAGCAAATGTACTATTGCTTCGGCTGTCAAGCTGGAGGAAATGCCATTAAGTTTGTGATGGAGTTGGGAAAGCGCTCTTTTGCTGATGTGGTGCTGGATTTAGCACGGCGTTACCAAGTACCTGTACAAACCCTCGAACCCGAACAACGCCAAGAATTGCAGCGTCAACTATCCTTGCGTGAGCAGTTGTATGAAGTTCTGGCAACGTCCGCCCAATTTTATCAACACGCCCTAAGACAATCCCAAGGGCAAAAGGCGCTTCAATATTTGCAATCTAACCGCCAACTCAAAGAAGAAACTATCCAGCAATTTGGCTTAGGTTATGCCCCCGCAGGTTGGGAAACTCTTTATCGTTATCTAGTGGAAGATAAACATTACCCAGCGCAAATCCTAGAAAAAGCGGGATTGATTAAGCCGCGCAAGGAAGGAGGCGGTTATTATGATGTATTTCGCGATCGCTTGATGATTCCCATCCGCGATGTTCAAGGGCGCGTCATTGCCTTTGGTGGCAGAACTCTCACAGATGAACAACCGAAATATCTGAATTCACCAGAAACGGAACTTTTTAGCAAAGGTAAAACATTATTTGCCCTCGATCAAGCCAAGGGCGGGATTTCCCAACTAGATCAAGCAGTAGTGGTAGAGGGATATTTTGATGCGATCGCTCTCCACGCTGCTGGGATTAATAACGCCGTTGCTTCCCTCGGTACAGCCTTAAGCTTAGAACAAGTTCGGCTAGTATTACGCTACACCGAATCAAAACAATTAGTACTAAACTTTGATGCCGATAAAGCCGGAACCAATGCAACTGAAAGGGCAATTGGTGAAATAGCTGAACTGGCATACAAAGGCGAAGTTCAGCTAAAGATTCTTAATTTACCCAATGGCAAAGATGCTGATGAATTTCTGAACACGCATAATCCAGAAGAGTATCAAGCTTTAGCTGCTCCAATTAAAAGGCTGTCCACCCTAGAAAAATTTCGATTTCGTATAGATGAATTATCTCCGTCTGAGCGGAAAGAACTTTTGGAAACCGCTCCACTTTGGTTAGACTGGCAGATTAAGCAAATTATTCAAGACCGGGACTTGAAACAGGCTACTGATTTTCAGCAAGTAACTCAGCAATTAGTCAAATTACTTAAAAAAATAGCTAACAGCGATACACGAAATTATTACGTTTCCTACTGTGCAGAAATACTCAGCTTGGGAGATACCAGACTTATACCTCTGCGAGTCGAAAATCTACTAACTCAAATTGCTCCGGCTGCGGCTGCATACACTAAGCCTGTATCAGCGAAGCAAGCATGGGGAAGTAGTAAAGTTTCTCAATCCCCACTTCCTACAGAACGCAGTCTTTTAGAACACGCAGAAGCCTTATTACTACGAATTTATTTGCATTGTCCCGAACAACGTCAAGCGATTATTGCCGAACTAGAGGAGCGAGATTTGCAATTTAGCCTTTCCCACCACCGATTTTTATGGCAACAGATTTTAGAAATCTCATCCAGTGATGGAGAGACGAGAAATTGGGCTTCGCCCCGCTTCGCTAATGCGTCTCAACCAGATTTAATCTCCCGCTTGCAAGACCATTTTTTAGAATTTAGCAGCGAGATGGGGTTAATTTCCCATTTATTCCATGTAAATGAAAAAAACCAAAAAGAAATACTTCGGACTCCGCAAGTAGTTCAAGCTGCGATCGCTTGCATGGATTTGGTGATGCTGGAAAAACGCTATCGCCACTTTTTGGAACTATGGCAACAAACCGATCCAGAAGCTGAACCAGAGCGTTATCAATCTTATTATCAAGCTTTCTATGCCGAAAAAATCAAGCTTCAGAAAATAGACCGACAGCGGCTATTTTCCATCACAGAGTTGTTGTAG
- a CDS encoding N-acetylmuramoyl-L-alanine amidase — translation MGRIFISAAHGGREAGGIDSGAIAGGTTEAKEMILLRDLIVTELRARNLEILAVPDDLSAAQTITWINSRGRRGDVALEIKSDAANSPSVRGASVFYIANNSDRKSNGEQLLVGLLRRVPQLPNRGVKPDTDSGLGSLAFCRQTTLPALAMQVGFLSNPEDRALLQTRRRDFALGIADGLATWSRAIDPTPGTPTEANYPPINININGQNYSEQGVLVNGNAYIPIDLVDRLRIDLSKAANVNRITYRKIVYIKAIELRDFNVAVNWDAATRTVSLRSNLIVCPGQLERVMSNGNTSEIQLQLFLRNNNESALAKFPDIPKLYREEAGIEGVNYDIAFCQMCVETGFLRFGGDIKPEQNNFAGLGAIGGGSEAASFPSARIGVRAHVQHLKAYASLEPLVQEVVDPRFRFVTRGIATLIDQLSGRWSADLDYGARISAMLKRLYESAGLL, via the coding sequence ATGGGACGTATTTTTATATCAGCCGCTCATGGAGGCAGAGAAGCTGGAGGGATCGATTCAGGTGCGATCGCAGGTGGTACAACTGAAGCTAAAGAGATGATTCTGCTGCGGGATTTGATCGTCACCGAACTGAGGGCGCGGAATTTGGAAATTTTAGCAGTTCCCGATGACTTGAGTGCCGCCCAAACCATCACCTGGATCAATTCTCGCGGCCGCCGGGGTGATGTTGCCTTAGAGATTAAATCTGATGCAGCTAACAGCCCTTCTGTGCGTGGGGCTAGCGTCTTTTATATTGCGAATAATAGCGATCGCAAAAGCAATGGTGAACAGTTGCTAGTGGGATTATTGCGCCGCGTCCCCCAATTACCAAATCGGGGAGTCAAGCCAGATACAGATAGTGGATTAGGTAGTTTAGCATTCTGTCGCCAGACAACGCTTCCAGCTTTGGCAATGCAAGTAGGCTTTCTCAGCAATCCAGAGGATCGGGCTTTGCTGCAAACTCGTCGCCGCGATTTTGCTTTAGGAATTGCTGATGGATTGGCAACTTGGAGCCGTGCGATCGATCCTACTCCTGGCACTCCAACCGAAGCAAATTATCCACCAATTAATATCAATATTAATGGACAAAATTACTCAGAGCAAGGAGTATTAGTTAATGGCAATGCTTACATCCCCATTGATTTAGTAGATCGGCTGCGAATTGATCTTTCAAAAGCAGCTAATGTTAATCGAATTACCTATCGCAAAATAGTTTATATTAAAGCAATAGAACTACGAGATTTTAATGTTGCGGTTAACTGGGACGCTGCAACTCGGACTGTAAGTTTGCGATCCAATTTGATCGTTTGCCCTGGTCAATTGGAACGAGTAATGTCTAACGGTAATACTTCGGAAATACAGTTACAATTATTCCTCAGAAACAATAACGAAAGCGCTTTGGCCAAGTTTCCTGATATTCCCAAACTTTATCGAGAAGAAGCAGGGATAGAGGGAGTAAACTATGATATTGCTTTTTGCCAAATGTGTGTAGAAACTGGATTTTTACGCTTTGGCGGTGATATTAAACCCGAGCAAAATAACTTTGCAGGTTTAGGTGCGATCGGTGGCGGTTCAGAGGCTGCATCTTTTCCAAGCGCTAGAATTGGAGTGAGGGCACACGTCCAACATTTGAAAGCTTACGCCAGTTTAGAACCTTTGGTACAAGAAGTAGTAGATCCAAGGTTTCGCTTTGTCACACGTGGAATTGCAACATTAATCGATCAGCTATCAGGGCGATGGTCAGCAGATTTAGATTATGGTGCAAGGATTTCAGCAATGCTTAAACGATTATATGAATCAGCAGGACTTCTTTGA
- the recQ gene encoding DNA helicase RecQ has protein sequence MLQYPNLEQALKYHFGYDRFRPGQRQIIEDALQNRDLLIVMPTGGGKSLCFQLPALIKKGLTVVVSPLIALMQDQVEGLRNNNINATFLNSSLNPYKVRSREEAILSGKVRLLYVAPERLLSERFLPFLDLVKEKIGIAAFAIDEAHCVSEWGHDFRPEYRQMKSLRKRYPDVPTLALTATATDRVRADIIQQLGLKQPSIHIASFNRQNLYYEVRSKTKSAYAELLELIRENEGSAIIYCLTRKKVDELTFKLQNDKISALSYHAGLSDEERSSNQTRFIRDDVRVMVATIAFGMGINKPDVRLVIHFDLPRNLESYYQESGRAGRDSEPSRCTLFFSFSDIKTIEWSIDQKTDPQEQLIAKQQLRQVIDYAQGTVCRRTIQLGYFGERFDGNCANCDNCRYPKPMQDWTIEAMKFLSCVARCKERFGMLHIIDVLRGAKSQKIIQNEHDQLSTYGIGKDKSVDEWRMLARSLLHQGLVEQTSDGYSVLKLNPLSWEVMRRQRTVSLAVPVAQKITWEEGSEKAAEAEILMQRLRSLRKQLADEQSVPPYVVFQDSTLKVMAQVQPKTLTEFGKLSGVGSHKLSQYGDKFLTEIRAYRQEKGLIDPPQVKFTPSVSLPSDTEIVTFQLHKQGLSVDEIAKKRNIRPTTIIRHLTDLIEKNQPVDLNQLVSLEHQQKIWQVLEVLGDISLTPIREQLGESYSFDEIRLVRGKWRRENRK, from the coding sequence ATGCTTCAGTATCCCAATCTCGAACAAGCGCTAAAATATCACTTCGGTTACGATAGGTTCCGCCCCGGACAACGGCAAATTATCGAAGATGCGCTGCAAAATCGAGATTTATTAATTGTCATGCCTACGGGTGGGGGAAAATCTCTGTGTTTTCAGTTACCTGCATTAATTAAAAAAGGCTTAACGGTGGTGGTGTCGCCATTAATTGCTTTGATGCAAGATCAAGTGGAAGGACTGCGTAATAATAATATTAACGCCACATTTCTAAATAGTAGTCTGAATCCCTATAAGGTGCGATCGCGGGAAGAAGCCATCCTCAGTGGTAAAGTCAGATTGCTTTACGTCGCCCCAGAACGTCTCTTGAGTGAAAGATTTCTCCCCTTTCTCGATTTAGTCAAAGAAAAAATTGGGATTGCGGCTTTTGCCATTGACGAAGCCCACTGTGTCTCCGAGTGGGGACACGACTTCCGCCCAGAATATCGGCAAATGAAATCTCTGCGGAAACGCTATCCTGATGTCCCTACCCTCGCCCTCACCGCCACAGCCACCGATCGCGTCCGTGCTGATATCATTCAACAACTAGGGCTAAAGCAACCCAGTATCCACATCGCTAGCTTTAACCGTCAAAATCTTTACTACGAAGTTCGTTCTAAAACCAAGTCTGCGTATGCTGAATTATTAGAACTTATTCGAGAGAATGAAGGTTCAGCAATTATCTATTGCTTGACGCGCAAAAAAGTTGATGAACTCACCTTTAAATTGCAAAATGATAAAATTTCCGCCTTATCTTATCATGCCGGCTTAAGTGATGAAGAACGCAGTAGCAATCAAACTCGGTTTATTCGGGATGATGTGCGCGTGATGGTGGCAACAATTGCCTTTGGGATGGGAATTAATAAACCAGATGTGCGGTTAGTAATTCACTTTGATTTACCGCGTAATTTGGAAAGTTATTATCAAGAATCAGGAAGGGCAGGAAGGGATAGCGAACCTTCACGTTGTACACTTTTTTTTAGTTTCAGTGATATTAAAACTATTGAATGGAGTATCGATCAAAAAACTGATCCTCAAGAACAGTTGATTGCTAAACAACAACTGCGTCAGGTAATTGACTATGCTCAAGGTACTGTTTGTCGGCGGACAATTCAGCTAGGTTATTTTGGCGAACGTTTTGATGGCAATTGTGCTAACTGTGATAATTGCCGTTATCCCAAACCAATGCAAGACTGGACAATTGAAGCCATGAAATTTTTATCTTGTGTGGCGCGTTGTAAAGAAAGATTTGGAATGCTGCACATTATTGATGTGTTGCGGGGGGCAAAAAGCCAGAAAATTATCCAAAACGAACACGATCAACTTTCTACTTATGGTATTGGCAAAGATAAAAGTGTAGATGAATGGCGAATGTTGGCGCGATCGCTTTTACATCAAGGTTTGGTAGAACAGACTAGCGATGGTTACTCTGTTTTGAAACTTAACCCCCTGAGTTGGGAAGTGATGCGGCGACAGCGTACAGTTTCTCTTGCTGTTCCTGTAGCACAGAAGATTACATGGGAAGAAGGGAGTGAGAAGGCTGCTGAGGCGGAAATTTTAATGCAGAGATTGCGATCGCTCCGTAAACAACTAGCTGATGAACAGTCTGTTCCACCTTACGTTGTCTTTCAGGATTCTACCTTGAAAGTGATGGCACAGGTACAACCGAAAACATTAACGGAATTTGGTAAACTTTCGGGCGTAGGTAGCCACAAACTTTCCCAATATGGTGATAAATTCCTCACAGAAATTCGTGCCTATCGCCAAGAAAAAGGTTTAATAGATCCACCACAAGTTAAATTTACACCCTCTGTTAGCTTACCTTCCGACACAGAAATAGTCACATTCCAATTACATAAACAAGGTTTAAGTGTTGATGAAATTGCCAAAAAACGCAACATTCGCCCAACTACAATTATTCGTCATCTGACAGATTTAATTGAAAAAAATCAGCCTGTAGATTTAAATCAGTTAGTATCTCTTGAACATCAGCAAAAAATTTGGCAAGTTTTAGAAGTTCTTGGTGATATCTCTTTGACTCCAATTCGAGAACAACTAGGTGAAAGCTATAGTTTTGATGAAATTCGTTTAGTACGAGGTAAGTGGCGGCGGGAAAATCGGAAGTGA
- a CDS encoding type II toxin-antitoxin system HigB family toxin, producing the protein MHVISKVKLREFWVQHADSEDALNDWYKFASIANWSNLVDVQKRYPKAEAVGNFTVFNIKGNNYRLIVDIRYSSQTIFIKYVLTHPEYDKERWKDDPYF; encoded by the coding sequence ATGCACGTAATCAGCAAAGTGAAATTGCGGGAATTCTGGGTTCAACACGCTGATTCTGAAGATGCTCTCAATGACTGGTACAAGTTTGCATCTATTGCGAACTGGTCTAATTTGGTAGATGTTCAGAAAAGATATCCGAAAGCAGAAGCGGTTGGTAACTTTACAGTGTTTAACATCAAAGGTAATAACTATCGTTTGATTGTAGATATTAGATATTCCAGCCAGACAATTTTTATTAAATACGTTCTTACCCATCCTGAATACGATAAGGAAAGGTGGAAAGATGATCCCTACTTCTAG